The Actinomycetota bacterium genome contains the following window.
AAGGGCAAGGGGAAGCGGGCAAGCATTCCGACGTGGGATGAAATCCTGTTCGGGACGAGCAGGAACGACGACCTCTAGAGCTCGAGGATCTCTGGTCTTCGGTCAGATCTGCGTCACCAAGCACGGAATCTCCCACTCGTCACTGCTGATCGAGCCGTGCTGACCCTTGAGCGCAGAGACTGTCTTGTCCAAGGCGGCCGTCAGCGCGACATCGGATCGCGCGAAGACGATGACATCGCCGATGCGTTCAGCGATTTCATCGATTGTCAGACCCATCACTCCGCTGGAGAGCAGTTCTTCCTTCTCGACAACTTGCGCCTTGTCTCCGAGGGCCTGCTGCCAGCGAAGAGCCACTTGTGTGGCTTGCCCAGGCTTTGCGTAGACGTGCCTGGCACGTGGTTCACCCGCAACCAGCCAGACGCCGTCGGTGAATTCTGATCCCACGTCAACGGCCACGCGGGTATTGCAATTGACCATTCCGTGGTCTGAAGTCACGATCATCGCCGAATTGCGCGGCAGTGTGCTGCGCAGCGCTTCCACGAGTTGATCCACTCGCACGAGTGCCTGGAGCCACTCCTTGCTCCCTACGCCAAACTCGTGGCCAATTCGATCGAGTTCGGGCCAGTACACGTAGGTGAAGGATCGAAGGCTCGTGGCAGTCGCCGCCAGCACGCCTCGCACCCGCTGGACGGCGTCCTCGGCAGCCTCGTATGCCCCTCCGCGCAGGACCGCCCGTGTCAGTCCACTGTTGCGATAGGCCTCCGGTGCCACCGTGGTGACATGAATACCAGCGCCGGCCATCAACTCCAGCATTGTTGGCTCGGGCTGGATGGCAAGGGCTGGAATGCCAGACGCCCAGTGCAGCGGCACCAGGACATCCTCAAACTCGGGGACCCAGAACGAGGCTCCCACAAGCCCATGGGCTCCAGGCATCTCCCCGGTGCCAAAGGAGCCGAGCGCCACAGGCGTTGTCGAGGGGATCGTGGTGGCTGCTCGTGGACCACTCATCGAAGCCAGTACCGGAGCACTTGATGCGAAGTCACGCAATTGCTCTGCGCCAAGTCCGTCAATCAAGCAGCAGATGACGTGTTGCGGCTCACCTATCGCTATGACATCGGTATATCCGCGTACGCCAAGGGCAGCAGCAACAGAGGGCAGGATCTGCGACAGGCAGACTTCGCCAGGCGCGTCCGGCAGGGCGCTACTCGTCAACGCAGTCGCGCAGCCGTTGCCTGTGACAGCGCAGAAGCAAAGGCCAGGGCCTGCTCGACTACATCGGCTCCGTCTGCCACCTGTGACACGCGAACAGACAGATCGTCGTTGCTGGACGTGCCCGTGTAGCCATGGTCAGCCTCGCATTGAGGATCACCACAGCTGGCTGGTTCGAGTTCAATGCGCGACACCGCTCCCCAGCCGATGGTGATGACAACTTCGGCGGCACCGCCACCGGGAAGGTGCGTCGCTGGCTCGCTCACAACCCGAGTGACCACGACTGAATCGACCCGTTCCAAACGGACCGCCTCAGTAGAAGCAGTGGCGAAGGAGACCGGGTGATGCTCATCTGCTGGATGCTCGTCAGTGTGTCCCACGATCAACCGCGTCGGGGTGAGCGCAAGCACGGTGACATGACGACGCAGTTCATCGTGATCAAAAGTCGCTTCGTGATGCACGAGATAGGCCTGCAGTGACTCACCTGCCAGAGCCGTGTCTAGGGCGTCGGCAACCAGGTCGGGGTAATAGCCACTTCGCTGAATATCTGTGCGCAGGCGTTGATCAAGATTGGACACTCGATCATCCTGCCATGCGACGCATGCGTGGGTCGAAGACCTGCGGATTCGGATCCAAGGTAATTGAAACAGATGCTGAACGCTGATCGCCGACGAAGCGCAGATCGGCCAGACTCACCAACGAGATCTCCGGAGCCCACTCAGGCAGCCAGCTCAAATGGTAGAGGTAGTCCGTATAAGCAGAAGAAAGCTGTTCTCCACCGACTAGCGGAAACGCGCGCATCGACGCAACAGCATCGGCCGCGTGATTGGGGTGCATGGGAGCCAGACGATAGACAATGTCGTCCAGAACCGAAGCAATCGGATCTGCGACGCCAACTCCGCAGACAGGCCCAAATTGCGGATCCACCACCAGAGTCAAAGTGCAGCCTCGCCCGACCAGTCCAGCGGCCGGAATCGCCTGCAGGGGCAAACCTGCGGCAGCCAGAAGTGCGCGGGCATCGCGATCAGAAAGATGCTGCTCGCCCCGTTGCAGAGCCGAGGCGATAATGGCCTCAATTGCTCCCACATCCACCGACTGCGGTGGCTCCGGATCATCGGCCAAGGTCTCGCGCCAATGCTCAAAACTCTGCAGGGAGCCAAGTGCACTGATGGCGTGTTCGACATCCAGGAAGGTCGGCACACCGTCGGCAATGCGGAAGCTTGAGTTGGAGTCCTGCATGACTGCAAGCACCGGCTTTGCCACGGCTCGACCTTCTTCGAGCATCATTTCGCGGATCTCTCGATCGCGACTCCCGCTGGTACCTGGCGTGTGGATCAGGAGCAGCGCATCTACCCGATCCTCTTCCAGCACTGTGCGCACGGCCGACCGATAGCCCTCAGGGTCCTGCACTGTTGGCAAGGTGATCGGACCCGCCGCCAAGTCGCATCCGATGCGATGCGCGGCATTGCCTGCCAGCACCATGAGCGCCTCGCTGTTGCCGACAACTGCGATACCCGTGCCTGCTGGCAGGGGTTGGCTGCCCAGAACACCAGCCAGATTCAGCATCTCGTCAATGGAGTCAAGCACGATCGGGCCAGATGCCTGCAGGATGTCGTCGATTGCATGCTGGCTCAACCGAGTTCGTTCTGCACGGTGCCCCGAAGGCAGATTGAGGCCAGCGCCACCGATCTGCACCATCAGCACTGGCTTGGTCGCAGATATTCGACGAACGAGACGGGCGAACTTTCGTGGATTACCAAAGCTCTCCAGATACAGAAGAATCGTGCGGGTGCGTTCATCTGACTCCCAGTACTGCAGAAGGTCGTTGCCAGACACGTCGGCTCGATTCCCAGCCGAGACGAAGGCACTGAGCCCGAGTCCACGCTGCTCGAGCCGGCTCAGGATTGATCCGCCCAAAGCTCCGGACTGACTGAAGAAGCCAATGGACCCATCACTGGGCATGGACGGCGCCAGCGAGGCATTCATGCTGGCGTTCGGATCCGTGTTGATGAGGCCAAGTGCATTCGGCCCCACCAATCGAATCCCGTGTGCGCGGCAGAAGGCCAGGAGATTGGCCTGAAGGCGCTTGCCATCGGCACCCCCATCGCCAAAGCCACGACTCACAACGATGAGTCCAGAGATTCCAGCCAGAGCCGCATCGGCCACAGCTGCCGCAACCTGGCGAGCCGGAACGGCCACGATTGCCAGATCAACATGCCCAACATCGCGCAAGGTGGTGCGGCACTCAAGGCCAAGAACAGATGGCGAGGTGGGATGCACCGGGATGATCTGGCCCTTGTAACCGCCTTGGATCAAGTTGCCGACCAATTGGCGACCTACATTGTTCGGTCGATCAGAAGCGCCGATGACAGCAACTGAAGTGGGAGTCATCAGCAATTGCACGCTGCGTGCTTCGGCCCGGTGCTCGCGCGCCAGCGAGACGGCTCTGCTTTGCTCCGTTGATGCCACAGCGAAACTGATCGCCAGTACGTGATCCTCATAGCGCTGAGCAATCGTGTAGCCGGCCTCCTTGAACGTGTTGATCATCTTGCGGTTCTCTGGCAGCACTTCGGCAACAAAGCGAGATATCCCGCGGTCACGAGCGGCTGCTGCGAGGTGCTCAAGGAACACCGACCCAAGACCGCGACCTTGGTATTCATCGCGAATATTGAAGGCGATCTCCGCATCACTTTCGTTGACGCGGTCGTAGCGACCCACGCCGATAATCTCGTCATTGACGATCGCCACAAAGGCCACCCGATCCACGTAGTCCACATGCGTGAAGTGGTGGAGCTCACGATCGGACAGGGAGGGCTTGGTTGTGAAGAAGCGAAAGTAGATCGTCTCGGGAGACAGGCTCTGGTGAAATTCCTGCAGGCGTTCGACGTCGCCCGGTGTGATCGGACGCAGGTGCACGGGACGCCCGTTGGACAGCACGACATCGGCTTCCCACTCAATCGGGTATTCCGCCATCACCGTCCCCCTGCCATGCCCTCATTCTGGTCGGTCACCCAGGCGGTACCCCAATCACCGCCAGACACGTCGGACACCTCCCAATGACAGGTGGCAGCCCGCTCTGCCGGTAACGTCAACTGTCAGCTTCAGAAGGGCTCGAACATGGCACGCCGCTCATCCCGCTCCACCCCGCCAGGGCATGGGCGCATCATCGATGTGGATGTGGCTGCCGAAATGCAGTCGTCTTTTCTTGAATATGCCTATTCGGTCATCTACTCGCGCGCGCTGCCTGACGCTCGCGATGGCCTGAAGCCCGTTCAGCGTCGAATTCTCTTCCAGATGGGCCAAATGGGACTGCGCCCGGATCGCGGGCACGTCAAGAGTGCTCGAGTTGTGGGCGAGGTCATGGGGCGGCTGCACCCGCACGGGGATTCCGCGATCTACGACGCCCTCGTGCGCATGGCTCAACCTTTCTCCCTGCGACTTCCGATGATCGATGGCCATGGCAACTTCGGCTCACCTGATGATGGTCCGGCGGCCATGCGTTACACCGAGGCTCGCTTGGCTCCTGCCGCCTTGTCGATGACCGCGACCATCGACGAGGACACGGTGGATTTCACGGCCAATTACGACGGCCGCGAGACTGAACCTGTCGTGCTTCCGGCCGCGATCCCCAACCTGCTCGTCAATGGTGCTTCGGGCATTGCCGTT
Protein-coding sequences here:
- a CDS encoding GNAT family N-acetyltransferase is translated as MAEYPIEWEADVVLSNGRPVHLRPITPGDVERLQEFHQSLSPETIYFRFFTTKPSLSDRELHHFTHVDYVDRVAFVAIVNDEIIGVGRYDRVNESDAEIAFNIRDEYQGRGLGSVFLEHLAAAARDRGISRFVAEVLPENRKMINTFKEAGYTIAQRYEDHVLAISFAVASTEQSRAVSLAREHRAEARSVQLLMTPTSVAVIGASDRPNNVGRQLVGNLIQGGYKGQIIPVHPTSPSVLGLECRTTLRDVGHVDLAIVAVPARQVAAAVADAALAGISGLIVVSRGFGDGGADGKRLQANLLAFCRAHGIRLVGPNALGLINTDPNASMNASLAPSMPSDGSIGFFSQSGALGGSILSRLEQRGLGLSAFVSAGNRADVSGNDLLQYWESDERTRTILLYLESFGNPRKFARLVRRISATKPVLMVQIGGAGLNLPSGHRAERTRLSQHAIDDILQASGPIVLDSIDEMLNLAGVLGSQPLPAGTGIAVVGNSEALMVLAGNAAHRIGCDLAAGPITLPTVQDPEGYRSAVRTVLEEDRVDALLLIHTPGTSGSRDREIREMMLEEGRAVAKPVLAVMQDSNSSFRIADGVPTFLDVEHAISALGSLQSFEHWRETLADDPEPPQSVDVGAIEAIIASALQRGEQHLSDRDARALLAAAGLPLQAIPAAGLVGRGCTLTLVVDPQFGPVCGVGVADPIASVLDDIVYRLAPMHPNHAADAVASMRAFPLVGGEQLSSAYTDYLYHLSWLPEWAPEISLVSLADLRFVGDQRSASVSITLDPNPQVFDPRMRRMAG
- a CDS encoding DUF5998 family protein encodes the protein MSNLDQRLRTDIQRSGYYPDLVADALDTALAGESLQAYLVHHEATFDHDELRRHVTVLALTPTRLIVGHTDEHPADEHHPVSFATASTEAVRLERVDSVVVTRVVSEPATHLPGGGAAEVVITIGWGAVSRIELEPASCGDPQCEADHGYTGTSSNDDLSVRVSQVADGADVVEQALAFASALSQATAARLR
- a CDS encoding alkaline phosphatase family protein, which produces MTSSALPDAPGEVCLSQILPSVAAALGVRGYTDVIAIGEPQHVICCLIDGLGAEQLRDFASSAPVLASMSGPRAATTIPSTTPVALGSFGTGEMPGAHGLVGASFWVPEFEDVLVPLHWASGIPALAIQPEPTMLELMAGAGIHVTTVAPEAYRNSGLTRAVLRGGAYEAAEDAVQRVRGVLAATATSLRSFTYVYWPELDRIGHEFGVGSKEWLQALVRVDQLVEALRSTLPRNSAMIVTSDHGMVNCNTRVAVDVGSEFTDGVWLVAGEPRARHVYAKPGQATQVALRWQQALGDKAQVVEKEELLSSGVMGLTIDEIAERIGDVIVFARSDVALTAALDKTVSALKGQHGSISSDEWEIPCLVTQI